From the Chiroxiphia lanceolata isolate bChiLan1 chromosome Z, bChiLan1.pri, whole genome shotgun sequence genome, one window contains:
- the MOCS2 gene encoding molybdopterin synthase catalytic subunit isoform X1, translating into MDETEDVPKDFIKLKSAKLSVDEVSELVVSPYCGAVSLFIGTTRNNFEGKKVIQLEYEAYTSMAETEIKKICRDVRQKWPSVKHIAVHHRLGVVPITEASVIIAVSSPHRAESLEAVMYCINTLKASVPIWKKEIYEDEYSWKENKECFWANSEK; encoded by the exons ATGGATGAAACTGAAGATGTGCCAAAAGATTTTATCAAGCTCAAGTCTGCAAAGCTCTCTGTAGATGAAGTGTCAGAGCTGGTCGTTTCACCATACTGTGGGGCAGTGTCTCTGTTCATTG gtactacaagaaataattttgaagggaaaaaagtgattcAATTAGAATATGAAGCATATACTTCAATGGCAgagactgaaataaagaaaatctgcaGAGATGTAAGACAGAAATGGCCTTCAGTCAAACATATTGCAGTGCACCATAGACTTGG TGTGGTTCCAATAACTGAAGCAAGTGTAATTATTGCAGTCTCCTCTCCACACAGAGCAGAATCCCTTGAAGCTGTAATGTACTGCATCAATACCCTAAAAGCATCCGTACCAATATGGAAAAAG GAGATTTATGAGGATGAATattcttggaaagaaaacaaggaatgcTTTTGggcaaattcagaaaaataa
- the MOCS2 gene encoding molybdopterin synthase sulfur carrier subunit isoform X2 has translation MRCQVSVLYFARSAELAGLRSETLSVPRQITSLQLWEEIVKAHPRLAVIQDQVVFAVRQEYVLLGDQLLVLQPGDEVAIIPPISGG, from the exons ATGCGCTGCCAG GTCTCGGTGCTGTATTTCGCCCGGAGCGCGGAGCTGGCGGGGCTGCGCAGCGAGACCCTCTCGGTGCCACGGCAGATcacctctctgcagctctgggaggagaTCGTCAAGGCCCACCCCAG GCTTGCTGTCATCCAGGATCAAGTGGTTTTTGCTGTTCGGCAGGAATACGTGCTTCTTGGAGATCAACTCCTGGTCCTTCAGCCTGGAGACGAGGTTGCCATCATCCCACCAATTAGTGGAGGCTGA